A single Mesomycoplasma ovipneumoniae DNA region contains:
- a CDS encoding HsdR family type I site-specific deoxyribonuclease, translating to MYFKDESEFEQEIINQLQKHGWKGLIDHSNPEKGFSHVLNNINEQDLIENWKKILFYNNRDKLNDIKLTDEEMDEVIRQIQKHKDFYELNTLITNEFISIKRTFNKPSGEKEIRTVQLRIFSKHDIGKGNNIYQIARQITATSTKFIKHRADLMLLFNGMPLVHIELKNHKPINDAIQQIKNYADSGFYNGIFKLVQIVVAMKPNEMLYLPNTTKTENIKKQNFLKWANKDNEVINDYSVLIDKFFSIPTVHKMIADYTIADKNDMNLKILRSYQVHAVEKIRKKFERKQFFNNSRKIDQGGFVWHSTGSGKTLTSFKLATLILQKQFSDIVFFVADRIELVNQTSKKYDKWNPSKKIEVKVPKTTKDLIDELREDSISHKIIITSIHKLSKAAESLKTKNDKVSSKIASIRKTFIFDEAHRSTSGDMLNKIRSEFKKNSVIFGFTGTPILTNNTKEGISTQEIFGSELHNYKMSEAIKDNKVLKFYCQYRFLNNILAPRLEEIQKKVDDKIEINEYNQVLNEDPKIIELEEKIFTEFEKRYNTGYKKEVAKDILKQWKNISDKGFYSAIFTVKSITSAIKYFEIFRDEIKKQGLNLKITALFDDLVDSSKDDFLYRVEAKDEILKQYNQDFNANIKSPEEFKKDIQERLEKKRQRSSGSKDNTDPYQLDLLIVVYQLLTGYDSKYINTVYFDRVVENEHLIQAVSRTNRIENPNFKPHGNIVFYNRPHYMHSAMMKALKLYDCGDPKMVDPVNIEQHLNEINANFNGLKQLFIKWDCDDFNCVPDLDDDNKDDFRKFLEYFNKIRYNLNIVFIHNFSWEENKNNQKILLNEEQWELIKFRYKNVDWSKFIASNPGQEYEDLIIEKEDIPTSFHTVTYETYIQGMDDNFSLSWDKFLQKYKHQLITNFEKTDQELAKDCLKKMWEKGKSFDIKDCVKQKQRENLDKEIIEFTKSTGVNINKLKEIINDNGDINKNNQLTELIQVELTYEVKKYIAQKLNRKNIENVKPVNLRELVKEFIKECRAKKAKILT from the coding sequence ATGTATTTTAAAGACGAATCAGAATTTGAACAAGAAATAATTAATCAATTACAAAAACATGGCTGAAAAGGTTTAATAGATCATTCTAACCCCGAAAAGGGTTTTTCTCATGTTTTAAATAATATAAATGAACAAGATTTAATAGAGAATTGAAAAAAAATTCTGTTTTATAATAATAGGGATAAGCTTAATGATATTAAACTTACCGATGAAGAAATGGATGAAGTTATTAGACAGATCCAAAAACACAAAGACTTTTATGAATTAAACACATTAATAACTAATGAGTTTATAAGTATCAAAAGAACATTCAATAAGCCAAGTGGTGAAAAAGAAATTAGAACAGTACAATTAAGAATATTTTCAAAACATGATATTGGTAAAGGGAATAACATTTACCAAATTGCACGTCAAATAACCGCTACCAGTACAAAATTTATAAAACATCGAGCTGATTTAATGCTTTTATTTAACGGGATGCCTTTAGTTCATATTGAATTAAAAAATCATAAACCAATTAATGACGCTATACAGCAAATAAAAAATTATGCCGATTCTGGATTTTATAATGGTATTTTTAAATTAGTGCAAATTGTGGTTGCTATGAAACCTAATGAAATGTTGTATTTGCCAAATACAACTAAAACTGAAAATATTAAAAAACAAAATTTTTTAAAATGAGCTAATAAAGATAATGAAGTTATAAATGATTATTCAGTGTTAATTGATAAATTTTTCAGTATTCCCACAGTCCATAAAATGATTGCTGACTACACAATCGCCGACAAAAATGATATGAATCTTAAAATTTTGAGAAGTTATCAAGTTCATGCGGTTGAGAAAATTAGAAAGAAATTCGAGCGAAAGCAATTTTTTAACAATTCAAGAAAAATCGACCAAGGCGGATTTGTTTGGCACTCAACCGGTTCAGGAAAAACACTTACTAGTTTTAAATTAGCAACTCTTATTTTACAAAAACAATTTAGTGATATTGTATTTTTTGTTGCTGATCGTATCGAACTGGTCAACCAAACTTCAAAAAAGTATGATAAGTGAAATCCTTCGAAAAAAATTGAGGTTAAAGTGCCAAAAACAACTAAAGATCTAATTGATGAACTTCGTGAAGATTCTATTAGTCATAAAATAATTATAACTTCAATTCATAAATTATCAAAGGCGGCAGAATCTTTAAAAACAAAAAATGACAAGGTGTCATCAAAAATTGCATCAATAAGAAAAACATTCATTTTTGATGAAGCGCACAGATCAACTTCTGGCGACATGCTTAATAAAATAAGGTCGGAATTTAAAAAAAATTCAGTTATTTTTGGCTTTACAGGAACACCAATTTTAACTAATAACACAAAAGAGGGCATAAGTACTCAGGAAATTTTTGGCTCAGAATTGCACAATTACAAAATGTCGGAAGCTATTAAAGATAATAAAGTGTTAAAATTTTATTGTCAATACCGTTTTTTGAATAATATACTTGCCCCAAGACTTGAAGAAATTCAAAAAAAAGTGGACGACAAGATTGAAATTAATGAGTATAACCAAGTTCTCAACGAAGATCCGAAAATAATTGAACTTGAGGAGAAAATTTTTACTGAGTTCGAAAAAAGGTATAATACTGGTTACAAAAAAGAGGTTGCAAAAGATATTTTAAAGCAATGAAAAAATATAAGTGATAAGGGTTTTTATTCAGCAATTTTTACCGTTAAATCAATTACTAGTGCTATTAAATATTTTGAAATTTTTAGAGATGAAATTAAAAAACAAGGATTAAATTTAAAGATTACCGCACTCTTTGATGATTTAGTCGATTCATCTAAGGATGATTTTTTATATCGAGTAGAAGCCAAAGATGAAATTTTAAAACAATATAATCAAGATTTTAATGCTAATATTAAATCTCCTGAGGAATTTAAAAAGGATATTCAGGAGAGGTTAGAAAAAAAACGACAGCGATCATCTGGATCAAAAGATAACACTGACCCATATCAATTAGATTTGTTAATTGTTGTTTATCAACTTTTAACAGGTTATGACTCAAAATACATAAACACCGTTTATTTTGATCGCGTTGTTGAAAATGAACATTTAATTCAAGCGGTTTCAAGAACAAATCGTATTGAAAACCCTAATTTTAAACCTCATGGAAATATAGTTTTTTACAACCGACCACATTATATGCATAGTGCTATGATGAAAGCTTTAAAATTGTATGATTGTGGTGATCCAAAAATGGTTGATCCTGTAAACATTGAACAACATTTAAATGAAATAAATGCCAATTTTAATGGTCTAAAGCAGCTTTTTATTAAATGAGATTGCGATGATTTTAACTGTGTTCCCGATTTAGATGATGATAATAAGGATGATTTTCGTAAATTTTTAGAATATTTTAACAAAATTCGCTACAATTTAAATATTGTCTTTATCCACAATTTTTCTTGGGAAGAAAACAAAAACAACCAAAAAATTTTGTTAAATGAAGAACAGTGGGAATTAATAAAATTCAGATATAAAAATGTTGATTGAAGCAAATTCATCGCTTCTAATCCTGGTCAAGAATATGAAGATCTTATTATTGAAAAAGAGGATATTCCCACAAGTTTTCATACTGTTACATATGAAACATACATTCAAGGTATGGACGATAATTTTTCATTAAGTTGGGATAAATTTTTACAAAAATATAAACACCAGCTAATAACTAATTTTGAAAAAACTGATCAAGAACTTGCAAAAGATTGCTTAAAGAAAATGTGAGAAAAAGGAAAATCTTTTGATATCAAAGATTGTGTTAAACAAAAACAAAGAGAGAATTTGGATAAAGAAATAATTGAGTTTACAAAATCAACGGGGGTCAATATCAATAAACTTAAAGAAATTATTAACGATAATGGAGATATTAATAAAAATAACCAACTTACTGAATTAATTCAAGTCGAATTGACTTATGAAGTAAAAAAGTATATCGCACAAAAGTTAAATAGGAAAAATATTGAAAATGTTAAACCGGTTAATCTTCGTGAATTAGTTAAAGAATTTATCAAAGAATGTCGAGCTAAAAAAGCTAAAATTTTAACTTAA
- a CDS encoding P110/LppT family adhesin N-terminal domain, with protein MIAKKHIKIITIGLGTTIFASTVVGIALGFNSYNKSYFEKVAEKPKDFKLDSASSIDKQQVFGLLDKVKIQTNFSDLSAKLALELATNPLYSLDLATVFSFDELKNNGFEISFDLKDVKVENSAINDVLVFVSDPKTNATVTKKINLTGFSTKSDSNQLENFDIDTKKSSLILKSRKLVSPSELKAKIQDSYSKFLKNLSPARALERAFIENNIGLNLINGQNLPTFLNSKQIITPVLKDKNLSFSALDDSKATLSLNLEIQNLDTNTKTNFELPIQGLSNLSQIFEDLSVFIAQSGQDIFKLKPQVQADLINKDQSLAEVLYQKANSDFNFSSFFESNFLKSFKFRANDSDIWDLEIIPSLKKVDDSEKDELLKAQQVRFLVKVSPTKNQNLALKVPNFDLEIDFQPDLRPLERKIAKAQGSLAKSTNFSFQKPENSPTITATQINLYVSQIFDIIKNNSEDQDDKIIEKVAANTYFLEKGKTGTPEEIQQFTKDLQEQIKKDAEIKPQNSDSENSQLTDNPGSQKTFGLGVSILKTLLLAKNNAQNVELELNSTPLSKALELNFSLIDKQTGQNLADSKIVISNIFSEKTAYDITREFNPLVFIDGKNDVVLQDDGESILSDFGRPELKFKGKITKENDGYSITKTIKFQPSQTSATPDSGAAGSAPLGSTGSQTAPQNPTNIDKGSFFLAFKISGINDFNKHYLVSSKEGKGIFVQRVKNTRSRGSFLRQNDTGTDSGTNPPAVSEAQEIKNANPQFAYILGIDYDFKFNFASGGGEEAKPVRSQQALILPPEVLKEIKPDQFAELTRQSSDETTITLQNRSLLYRKFNQKNNFESDTQFIQDGSTIVVEISMNKESDGSGTLEVSGYSSSSQRPKFDKVYSKTIFNKDEQGKTSPNKFNTYNLDYFQIGPNPDVSVEKPSDSDFPRPIFPDSKAKVLIKAFAVVKNSDFGDDENAVKVARDKTLESFVDAYLN; from the coding sequence ATGATTGCAAAAAAGCATATTAAAATAATAACAATTGGCTTAGGAACGACAATTTTTGCTTCAACGGTTGTCGGTATTGCCCTTGGATTTAATAGTTATAATAAATCATATTTTGAAAAAGTTGCTGAAAAACCTAAAGATTTCAAACTTGATTCTGCTAGTTCAATTGATAAACAACAAGTTTTTGGACTGCTAGATAAGGTCAAAATTCAAACTAATTTTAGTGATTTATCAGCAAAATTAGCGCTTGAATTAGCAACAAATCCTTTATATAGTTTGGATTTAGCGACAGTTTTTAGCTTTGATGAACTAAAAAATAACGGTTTTGAAATTAGTTTTGACCTAAAAGATGTAAAGGTTGAAAATAGCGCAATCAATGATGTTTTAGTTTTTGTTAGCGACCCTAAAACTAATGCAACAGTTACTAAAAAAATTAATTTAACCGGATTTAGCACAAAATCTGACTCAAATCAGCTCGAAAATTTTGATATTGACACAAAAAAATCTTCACTAATTTTAAAATCCAGAAAATTAGTTAGCCCAAGTGAACTAAAAGCAAAAATTCAAGACTCCTATTCAAAATTCTTGAAAAATTTAAGTCCAGCTCGGGCACTTGAACGTGCTTTTATTGAAAACAATATCGGACTAAACCTAATTAACGGACAAAATTTGCCTACTTTTTTAAATTCAAAGCAAATTATCACTCCTGTTTTAAAAGACAAAAATCTTAGTTTTTCAGCACTTGATGATTCAAAAGCGACTTTAAGTCTAAATTTAGAAATTCAAAATTTAGACACAAACACAAAAACAAATTTTGAACTTCCAATTCAAGGACTCTCCAATTTGTCCCAAATTTTTGAAGACTTATCTGTTTTTATCGCCCAAAGTGGTCAAGATATTTTCAAACTAAAACCGCAAGTTCAAGCTGATTTAATTAATAAAGATCAATCTTTAGCAGAAGTTTTATACCAAAAAGCAAATAGCGACTTTAATTTTAGTTCATTTTTTGAATCTAATTTCCTAAAATCTTTTAAATTCCGCGCAAATGATAGCGATATTTGGGATCTAGAAATCATACCTTCTTTGAAAAAAGTTGACGACTCTGAAAAAGATGAACTTTTAAAGGCTCAACAAGTTCGCTTTTTAGTTAAGGTTAGTCCGACAAAAAATCAAAATTTAGCACTAAAAGTCCCAAATTTTGACTTAGAAATAGACTTTCAACCTGATTTAAGACCGCTTGAGCGCAAAATTGCAAAAGCCCAAGGAAGTCTTGCAAAATCAACTAATTTTTCCTTTCAAAAACCTGAAAATAGTCCGACAATCACGGCCACTCAAATTAATTTATATGTTAGCCAAATTTTTGATATAATTAAAAATAACTCTGAAGACCAAGACGACAAAATTATTGAAAAAGTTGCTGCTAATACTTACTTTTTAGAAAAAGGAAAAACTGGAACTCCCGAAGAAATCCAGCAATTTACCAAAGATTTACAAGAACAAATCAAAAAAGACGCCGAAATTAAGCCCCAAAATTCTGATTCTGAAAACAGTCAACTAACTGACAACCCAGGCAGTCAAAAAACTTTTGGACTAGGTGTTTCAATCCTAAAAACACTGCTTTTAGCAAAAAACAATGCCCAAAATGTTGAATTAGAACTAAATTCAACCCCACTTTCAAAAGCTTTAGAGTTAAACTTTAGTCTTATTGATAAACAAACCGGCCAAAACCTAGCTGATTCAAAAATAGTTATTTCCAATATTTTTAGTGAAAAAACTGCTTATGATATTACTCGCGAATTTAATCCTTTAGTTTTTATTGACGGTAAAAATGATGTTGTTCTTCAAGATGATGGCGAGTCAATTCTTAGTGATTTTGGTCGTCCCGAATTGAAATTTAAAGGGAAAATAACTAAAGAAAATGACGGATATTCAATCACAAAAACAATAAAATTCCAACCTAGTCAAACTAGTGCAACTCCTGATTCGGGGGCAGCGGGATCAGCACCTTTAGGATCAACAGGTTCACAAACAGCCCCACAAAATCCAACTAATATTGACAAGGGTTCATTCTTTTTGGCCTTTAAAATTAGCGGAATTAACGATTTTAACAAGCATTACCTAGTTTCATCAAAAGAAGGTAAAGGAATTTTTGTCCAAAGAGTAAAAAACACTCGGTCAAGAGGATCTTTTTTAAGACAAAACGATACTGGAACTGACAGCGGAACAAACCCACCAGCCGTTTCTGAAGCTCAAGAAATCAAAAATGCAAATCCACAATTTGCATATATTTTAGGAATTGATTATGACTTTAAATTTAATTTTGCAAGTGGCGGCGGTGAAGAAGCCAAACCCGTCAGATCCCAACAAGCCCTGATTTTACCACCTGAAGTTCTAAAAGAAATTAAGCCCGATCAGTTTGCCGAACTAACAAGACAGAGCAGCGATGAGACAACAATTACTTTGCAAAATCGATCACTACTTTACCGTAAATTTAACCAGAAAAATAACTTTGAATCAGACACCCAGTTTATTCAAGATGGATCAACAATTGTTGTTGAGATTTCAATGAACAAAGAAAGCGATGGATCTGGAACCTTAGAGGTAAGTGGATATTCATCTTCAAGTCAAAGACCTAAATTTGATAAGGTTTATTCAAAAACTATTTTTAACAAAGATGAACAAGGAAAAACTTCACCAAATAAATTTAACACCTACAATCTTGATTATTTCCAAATTGGACCTAATCCTGATGTGAGTGTAGAAAAACCCAGTGATTCAGATTTTCCAAGGCCAATTTTCCCAGATTCAAAAGCAAAAGTTTTAATTAAGGCTTTTGCGGTTGTAAAAAATTCTGATTTTGGCGATGATGAAAATGCAGTTAAAGTTGCTCGTGATAAAACATTAGAATCTTTTGTAGATGCTTATTTAAACTAG